Sequence from the bacterium genome:
AAAAGAGTCATTTTATCTTCAGGTAAAAAAATACCTTAAAAATTTAGAGATAGAAGACCTTGTCCCTGAAAGTTACGGGATAAGGCCAAAACTACAGAAAAAAGGAGATGCCTTTAAGGACTTTATCATAAAGAAGGAATATCAAGGATTTATAAACCTGATTGGTATTGATTCCCCTGGACTAACATCCTGTCTTGCCATTGCAAAATATGTTAAAAATCTTTTATCCTGATTGAAATATTTAACTTGACTTGATTTTTAAAAAGGGTATAATGAAAAAGTTAGATAAATCTAACTTTTTATAAATTATGGAATCCCTTATAAAAGCAATACCCGGAAAATATAGAATAATAAAGATAACGACCTCATATAAAGTGGCTCAACGACGGCTTATGACATTGGGTATATTTGAAGGTGATGAAATTGAACTTGTAAAATCCTCCCCTGGTCCTATAATTATTGAGAAGAAAGGGACAAGAATCGGAATAGCACAGGACCTTGCATCATGTATATTGGTAGAAAACATTTCAGAAAATAAAAAACAATGAAAGAAAAACTTATTATACTTACAGGAAATCCAAATACAGGAAAAACCACTATATTTAATGCCCTTACAGGACTTCACCAGAAAACAGGAAACTGGCCAGGTGTCACTGTAGAAATCAAAGAAGGATATTTTATATATGAAGGGGTACAATATAAGGTTATAGACCTTCCAGGCACATATTCTCTTACATCATTTACGGAAGATGAAAAAATCGCAAGGGATGTTCTTGTAAAAGAAAAAGCAGATGTGGTTGTGGTTATTGTAGATGCATCAAATCTTGAGAGGAATCTCTATCTCGTCACACTGCTTCTTGAACTTGAACAAAAGGTAATTGTTGACCTTAATATGTATGATATTGCGAGAGAAAGAGGGATAGCAATTGATGTTAGTTATATGGAAAAACTATTAGGAACAAAGTGTGTGATAACCGTAGGCAGTAAAAAGACAGGGATAGAGGCACTTAAGAAAGGTATATATGAAGTATCAACAGATGAAAAACCAAACCCACCAATAAAAATAACCTATGGTAAAGAAGTGGAAGAAGCAATATCTCAAATTGAAGGTATGGTCAGAGATATAGTATCTCCTTATCCTTTAAGATTCTTTGCTATCAGATTACTTGAGAATGACCAGGAGATCTGGTCTTATATAAGGGATAACAACCTCTATAAGGGGTTGAAAAAACTCATTGAAGATATCTACAGCCGCATGCCTGATATAGAAACAAAACTTATAGAAAAAAGATATGGATTTATCCATGGACTTACAGAAGAATGTATAAGAAGAACAGAAATTATGGAAGATAAGATAGAACTCACCAATAAATTAGACCGTTTATTCACCCATCCTTTTTATGGCACTATATGTTTTTTCTTTTTCATATGGGTTACATTCAACATTGTTTTCAACTGGGGAAGTCCTTTTACAAATCTACTTGAAGGCCTGTTTTCCTTTACAGCAATAAACCTTTCAAGAACACTTACTGCAATGAACTTTCCAAAATGGATTGTTTCTCTTCTCACAGATGGTATTATAGGTGGAGTCGGTTCAGTTCTCGTATTCCTCCCTAATATATTCCTTTTGTTTTTCATTTTTTCTGGTCTGGAGGACTCTGGATATATGGCACGTGCTGCATTTGTCACAGACCGACTTATGCACAGGATAGGTCTTCATGGTAAAAGTGCTATATCTATGATATTGGGCTTTGGCTGTAATGTTCCTGCCATAATGTCTACGAGAACTCTGGAAACCAAAAAAGACAGGATATTAACCATACTTACTATACCTTTTATGAGTTGTTCTGCACGGCTTCCTGTATATCTTTTATTTACGGGTATATTTTTCCAGAATCACCGTGGGTCTATTCTCTTTTCGCTATATTTAATAGGCATCTTTTTCGGACTGCTTACTGCAAAGATATTCAAAAAGGTATGTTTTAAAGAAGAGACCCCTCCTACTATTATGGAACTTCCTCTTTATCATACTCCGGATATAAGAAATATGCTTATCTCTGCATGGGAACGTTCCTATCTATTTGTGAGAAAAGCAGGAACAATAATTTTTGCTGGAGTTATCATAATCTGGCTTTTAAGTTATTTTCCTCTTTCTTCCTCTTATGCGAGCGAAACAAGTTTTATAGGAATTATCGGTAAGAAACTATCTGTTTTATTAAGACCCGCTGGTTTTGGATACTGGCAGGCAGCAGTTGCTCTTTTATTTGGACTCGTTGCTAAAGAACTCGTTGTGGGAACGCTCGGAACTATATTTGGAGGAGAGATAGCACTTTCCAGTGCACTATCTAATATGTTTACTCCACTTTCTGCTTATGCCTTTATGTTGATGACACTACTCTATATACCCTGTATAGCAACCATTGCAGTAATAAAACATGAAGCAGGTGTAAAGTGGGCTATAATAGCAACTCTATGGTCTATATTGATTGGCTGGCTTGTGGCTACTATGTTCTATCAGAGTTTCCGACTGTATTAGGAGACACATATGCTTACATCAACCCTTGAGGACTATCTTGAAGCAATAGTTATACTGGAAAAAGAAAAAGGGAAGGTAAGAATTAAAGATATAGGTGCCTTACTTAAA
This genomic interval carries:
- the feoB gene encoding ferrous iron transport protein B, with the translated sequence MKEKLIILTGNPNTGKTTIFNALTGLHQKTGNWPGVTVEIKEGYFIYEGVQYKVIDLPGTYSLTSFTEDEKIARDVLVKEKADVVVVIVDASNLERNLYLVTLLLELEQKVIVDLNMYDIARERGIAIDVSYMEKLLGTKCVITVGSKKTGIEALKKGIYEVSTDEKPNPPIKITYGKEVEEAISQIEGMVRDIVSPYPLRFFAIRLLENDQEIWSYIRDNNLYKGLKKLIEDIYSRMPDIETKLIEKRYGFIHGLTEECIRRTEIMEDKIELTNKLDRLFTHPFYGTICFFFFIWVTFNIVFNWGSPFTNLLEGLFSFTAINLSRTLTAMNFPKWIVSLLTDGIIGGVGSVLVFLPNIFLLFFIFSGLEDSGYMARAAFVTDRLMHRIGLHGKSAISMILGFGCNVPAIMSTRTLETKKDRILTILTIPFMSCSARLPVYLLFTGIFFQNHRGSILFSLYLIGIFFGLLTAKIFKKVCFKEETPPTIMELPLYHTPDIRNMLISAWERSYLFVRKAGTIIFAGVIIIWLLSYFPLSSSYASETSFIGIIGKKLSVLLRPAGFGYWQAAVALLFGLVAKELVVGTLGTIFGGEIALSSALSNMFTPLSAYAFMLMTLLYIPCIATIAVIKHEAGVKWAIIATLWSILIGWLVATMFYQSFRLY
- a CDS encoding ferrous iron transport protein A, which gives rise to MESLIKAIPGKYRIIKITTSYKVAQRRLMTLGIFEGDEIELVKSSPGPIIIEKKGTRIGIAQDLASCILVENISENKKQ
- a CDS encoding FAD-dependent oxidoreductase, yielding VYPVPIKEGLGIHLTPRLDGILRAGPDVEYVKKIYPPYPVEEKPSFYKTDETKKESFYLQVKKYLKNLEIEDLVPESYGIRPKLQKKGDAFKDFIIKKEYQGFINLIGIDSPGLTSCLAIAKYVKNLLS